One Halovivax ruber XH-70 genomic region harbors:
- the glmM gene encoding phosphoglucosamine mutase, with product MEVFGSSGARGVANEELTPAFVLRVAKAAGTAWGAPRVAIGRDTRHTGRMLVDAATSGLASVGADVDRLGIAPTPGVQAYAGREGVPAIVVTASHNPPEYNGVKLIGADGVELSVAELETIEETLLAEDFADVAWDEIGQVRAIDGTREAYVEDVLAAVDRERIAAADLTVALDPGHGAGSLTSPDVFRALGCHVVTVNAQPDGHFPGRDPEPVAENLGELGRLVRAADADVGIAHDGDADRAIFFDETGTHLEGDATFAALAAAELDADDALVSAVNVSQRLVDVATDVGADVELTPIGSTNIITRIRELDAEGRHVPIAGEGNGGIFFPDYRLARDGAYIAARFLELVAETPASELVAPYDGYANVRRNVEYASTAECDAMLEAAAAYAEDADASVTSRDGYRLDYGDAWVLARPSGTEPLVRIYAEARDRDRAEELVTDVHEALLAATGQA from the coding sequence ATGGAGGTATTCGGGTCGAGTGGTGCACGCGGCGTAGCGAACGAGGAGTTGACACCGGCGTTCGTGCTCCGCGTCGCGAAGGCGGCCGGGACGGCGTGGGGCGCTCCGCGCGTCGCGATCGGCCGCGATACGCGCCACACCGGCCGGATGCTCGTCGACGCGGCGACGAGCGGGCTAGCGAGCGTCGGTGCCGACGTCGATCGGCTCGGGATCGCCCCGACGCCCGGTGTCCAGGCCTACGCGGGGCGCGAAGGCGTGCCGGCGATCGTCGTCACGGCCTCGCACAACCCGCCCGAGTACAACGGCGTGAAGCTGATCGGCGCCGACGGCGTCGAACTCTCGGTCGCCGAACTGGAGACGATCGAGGAGACGCTGCTCGCCGAGGACTTCGCCGACGTCGCCTGGGACGAGATCGGGCAGGTGCGAGCGATCGACGGCACCAGAGAGGCGTACGTCGAGGACGTCCTCGCGGCGGTCGACCGCGAGCGAATCGCCGCGGCCGACCTCACCGTCGCGTTAGACCCCGGCCACGGCGCCGGGTCGCTGACGAGCCCGGACGTGTTCCGGGCGCTGGGCTGTCACGTCGTCACCGTCAACGCCCAGCCCGACGGGCACTTCCCCGGTCGCGATCCGGAACCCGTCGCGGAAAACTTAGGCGAGCTCGGCCGACTGGTTCGCGCCGCCGACGCCGACGTCGGCATCGCCCACGACGGCGACGCCGACCGGGCGATCTTCTTCGACGAGACCGGCACCCACTTAGAAGGCGACGCAACCTTCGCAGCCCTCGCCGCGGCGGAACTCGACGCGGACGACGCGCTCGTCTCGGCCGTGAACGTCTCCCAGCGACTCGTCGACGTCGCCACCGACGTCGGAGCCGACGTGGAACTCACACCGATCGGGTCAACGAACATCATCACGCGCATCCGCGAGCTCGACGCCGAGGGACGCCACGTCCCGATCGCCGGCGAGGGCAACGGCGGGATCTTCTTCCCAGACTACCGGCTCGCCCGCGACGGCGCCTACATCGCAGCTCGCTTCCTCGAACTCGTCGCCGAGACGCCCGCCAGCGAGCTCGTCGCGCCGTACGACGGCTACGCCAACGTCCGCCGAAACGTCGAGTACGCGTCAACGGCCGAGTGCGACGCCATGCTCGAGGCCGCAGCCGCCTACGCCGAGGACGCCGACGCGTCGGTGACCTCCCGCGACGGCTACCGGCTCGACTACGGCGACGCCTGGGTGCTCGCTCGCCCCTCTGGAACCGAGCCGCTCGTGCGAATCTACGCCGAGGCGCGTGACCGGGACCGGGCCGAGGAACTCGTGACGGACGTCCACGAGGCACTGCTGGCCGCTACGGGGCAGGCGTAA
- a CDS encoding HPP family protein encodes MDDRVGTTLHTGMLLSTTAALAWLTGLPMLFPSLGPSAFVLALFERGESTSPRRVIGGHAVGVAAGLIAYTLLAGGADMTTATAPGSITGLRLGASAVFATTLTAGGMLATDTRHPPACATTLIVSLGLLPTVGEGALILLAVVVLVVAHRVLLATDRLGKTYAGSIGS; translated from the coding sequence ATGGACGACCGCGTCGGCACGACGCTGCACACCGGGATGCTCCTCTCGACGACGGCAGCGCTGGCCTGGCTCACGGGGCTCCCGATGCTCTTTCCCAGCCTCGGGCCATCGGCGTTCGTCCTCGCACTGTTCGAACGCGGCGAGTCGACGTCCCCGCGACGGGTGATCGGCGGGCACGCCGTCGGCGTCGCCGCCGGGCTCATCGCGTACACGCTTCTCGCTGGCGGTGCTGACATGACGACGGCAACGGCCCCGGGCTCGATTACGGGGTTGCGCCTCGGGGCGAGTGCTGTCTTCGCCACCACGCTCACTGCCGGGGGGATGCTCGCGACTGACACCCGTCATCCGCCGGCCTGTGCGACCACGCTCATCGTCTCGCTCGGCCTGCTCCCGACGGTCGGGGAGGGCGCGCTCATCCTCCTCGCGGTCGTCGTGCTCGTCGTCGCCCACCGCGTGCTCCTCGCGACGGATCGCCTCGGCAAAACGTACGCCGGATCCATCGGCTCGTAA
- a CDS encoding universal stress protein: MTQQLLVPMDDSALARSALEHALTAFDEVAVTVVHVVDDLEVAYGGGAPGVADGEPDFFADVRTIADEHDATVETAVIEGAPADAIVEHVRTEPVDGIVMGSEGRSGVSRVLLGSVAEAVARRSPVPVTIVPADDRGTGES; this comes from the coding sequence GTGACTCAGCAGCTCCTCGTCCCGATGGACGATTCGGCGCTCGCTCGTTCCGCACTCGAGCACGCGCTCACTGCGTTCGACGAGGTCGCGGTGACCGTCGTCCACGTCGTCGACGACCTCGAAGTGGCCTACGGCGGCGGTGCGCCGGGCGTCGCCGACGGCGAACCGGATTTCTTCGCAGACGTTCGAACCATCGCCGACGAGCACGACGCCACCGTCGAGACGGCCGTAATCGAGGGCGCCCCTGCGGATGCGATCGTCGAGCACGTCCGCACCGAACCCGTAGACGGCATCGTCATGGGCAGCGAAGGCCGATCGGGCGTCTCGCGGGTCCTCCTCGGCAGCGTCGCCGAGGCCGTCGCGCGGCGGTCGCCGGTCCCGGTGACGATCGTCCCCGCCGACGATCGCGGTACTGGCGAGTCGTAG
- a CDS encoding DUF7118 family protein, with product MSNPVQSGSDGTDAAGPDATAREIDSDALAQLEAAIDRVESVQHRIDDVGADEVERGAEAYRRARKLLENNDERAVGTGREAFAAYVQFEAQFDDLVDGLDDDLAERAAFEDAYEAIDKRRLYDEDFEAAKAALDPAERYVSLLDEREAATSDLHEARKAAHRRIDTLDAEIDRHDRLVELASVDLDVPVDRIRDPIETYNRAVEAAVDAHLSTASAREVFAFLERSRLYPLVDFERPPADLRDFVESNPAGESTVSQLLEYAAYSRSKLAHHVDDPDELKRQVATQRTYLQRLDAEPLTIPWPPAPAETLRFQVRERRPLVTRLAATVSDVETDPAAALQAVGDLVHDPAYDRLQTAATARTELSERERERIEAGQVAADLEALRAERTALQDALETADDVT from the coding sequence ATGTCGAATCCTGTGCAATCCGGCAGCGATGGCACCGACGCTGCTGGACCGGACGCGACCGCCCGCGAGATCGACAGTGATGCGCTGGCCCAACTCGAGGCGGCGATCGACCGGGTCGAGTCGGTCCAGCATCGAATCGACGACGTCGGCGCGGACGAGGTCGAACGCGGTGCCGAGGCCTATCGTCGAGCACGGAAACTCCTCGAGAACAACGACGAGCGAGCGGTCGGGACGGGTCGCGAGGCCTTCGCGGCCTACGTTCAATTCGAGGCACAGTTCGACGATCTCGTCGACGGACTCGACGACGATCTCGCGGAACGGGCGGCGTTCGAGGACGCCTACGAGGCCATCGACAAGCGCCGCCTCTACGACGAGGACTTCGAGGCGGCGAAGGCGGCCCTCGACCCAGCCGAGCGCTACGTCTCGCTCCTCGACGAACGCGAGGCGGCGACGAGCGACCTCCACGAGGCTCGCAAAGCCGCCCATCGGCGCATCGACACCCTCGACGCCGAGATCGATCGGCACGACCGTCTCGTCGAACTCGCGTCGGTCGATCTCGACGTCCCGGTCGATCGCATTCGGGACCCGATCGAGACCTACAACCGGGCCGTCGAGGCCGCGGTCGACGCGCATCTGTCGACTGCCTCGGCCCGCGAGGTGTTTGCCTTCCTCGAACGGAGTCGCCTCTACCCGCTCGTGGACTTCGAGCGACCGCCTGCGGACCTCCGTGACTTCGTCGAGTCGAATCCGGCAGGCGAGTCGACCGTCTCACAGCTTCTCGAGTACGCAGCGTACTCGCGGTCGAAACTCGCCCATCACGTCGACGACCCCGATGAACTCAAGCGCCAGGTAGCCACCCAGCGAACCTACCTGCAGCGCCTCGACGCCGAACCGTTGACGATCCCGTGGCCGCCAGCCCCCGCCGAGACGCTGCGGTTTCAGGTGCGCGAACGCCGCCCGCTCGTCACCCGACTCGCGGCCACCGTGAGCGACGTCGAGACGGACCCGGCCGCCGCGCTCCAGGCAGTCGGGGACCTCGTCCACGATCCGGCGTACGACCGGCTCCAGACCGCCGCGACCGCCCGGACCGAACTGAGCGAGCGCGAACGCGAGCGCATCGAAGCCGGACAGGTCGCCGCCGATCTCGAGGCCCTTCGAGCCGAACGCACCGCGTTGCAGGACGCGCTAGAAACGGCCGACGACGTGACCTGA
- the hisI gene encoding phosphoribosyl-AMP cyclohydrolase, translated as MTDVEVDFGETGLVPAIAQDAESGEVLMLAYVSPEALERTRETGLAHYYSRSRDELWKKGGSSGHVQRVDEVRVDCDADALLYLVDQEGGACHTGHRSCFYRTADGDHVGERVFDPEAVYE; from the coding sequence ATGACCGACGTCGAGGTGGATTTCGGCGAGACCGGACTGGTCCCCGCGATCGCCCAGGATGCCGAGTCGGGTGAGGTGTTGATGCTCGCCTACGTCTCGCCCGAGGCCTTAGAGCGGACCCGCGAGACGGGGCTGGCCCACTACTACTCGCGTTCTCGCGACGAACTCTGGAAGAAGGGCGGTTCGAGCGGGCACGTCCAGCGCGTCGACGAGGTCCGGGTCGACTGTGACGCGGATGCGCTCCTCTACCTCGTCGACCAGGAGGGCGGCGCCTGTCACACCGGCCATCGCTCGTGCTTTTACCGCACCGCCGACGGCGACCACGTCGGCGAACGGGTGTTCGATCCGGAGGCCGTCTACGAGTAA
- a CDS encoding phosphotransferase family protein — translation MEELPAGERIETVLGQPADRVEPVRSLHAVPPHEVYEVDVDDRRAVCKVSVDDRGSAGVEGRVLRYVARETSIPVPEIFDVGADWFLAAYREDSPTEPPEDERTLETNWLRIAGRTLATLHGEATFDRPGLLAIDGDPADPESGLRVDADHDATWSDALDDQLAVYERTVSGTGYESAVAETRAFLRDHAARFDCLGGEAVLCHGWFTPDHVAVTGGDTTCVIDFEHALAGSPEWDFWRTAVPLFDGTGWEGPDDAEATFRAAYESVRPLPDGFDERADAYRAFVAASHLDSLATQRGIDEETQDVASFLSTFIDETLATCRDTWA, via the coding sequence ATGGAAGAGTTGCCAGCGGGTGAGCGAATCGAGACGGTGCTCGGACAGCCGGCCGATCGAGTTGAGCCAGTGCGGTCCCTCCACGCAGTCCCGCCGCACGAAGTGTACGAGGTCGACGTCGACGACCGTCGGGCGGTCTGTAAGGTGTCCGTGGACGATCGCGGGTCGGCCGGTGTCGAGGGACGAGTCCTCCGGTACGTAGCGAGGGAGACGTCGATTCCGGTTCCCGAGATATTCGACGTGGGTGCAGACTGGTTTCTCGCGGCCTACCGGGAAGATTCGCCGACGGAACCGCCGGAAGACGAGCGGACTCTCGAGACGAACTGGCTCCGGATTGCCGGACGGACGCTTGCGACGCTCCACGGCGAGGCGACGTTCGACCGCCCGGGGTTGCTGGCGATCGACGGCGATCCCGCCGATCCGGAGAGCGGCCTGCGGGTCGACGCTGACCACGACGCGACGTGGAGCGACGCGCTCGACGATCAGCTGGCCGTCTACGAACGGACCGTCTCCGGCACCGGATACGAGAGCGCGGTCGCCGAAACGCGGGCGTTCCTTCGGGATCACGCCGCCCGATTCGACTGTCTCGGCGGCGAGGCCGTACTCTGTCACGGCTGGTTCACGCCGGACCACGTCGCCGTCACCGGCGGCGATACGACCTGTGTCATCGACTTCGAACACGCCCTGGCGGGCAGTCCCGAGTGGGACTTCTGGCGAACCGCCGTCCCACTGTTCGACGGGACCGGCTGGGAGGGGCCGGACGACGCCGAGGCGACGTTCCGAGCGGCCTACGAGTCAGTCCGCCCGCTTCCGGACGGATTCGACGAGCGAGCCGACGCCTACCGGGCGTTCGTCGCCGCCTCACACCTCGACTCGCTCGCCACCCAGCGAGGGATCGACGAAGAAACGCAGGACGTCGCGTCGTTCCTCTCGACGTTCATCGACGAGACGCTCGCCACCTGCCGAGACACGTGGGCGTGA
- a CDS encoding Sjogren's syndrome/scleroderma autoantigen 1 family protein: MSETEDDDGGIDKEALREELREKYEEDDTEREATQRMSDLLLKGATMTNSHCDTCGDPLFQQNGATFCPSCHGGPEGVEASANGAAAGDAPQNGTPDRRPEPTSQTPNDSGTADEPREPSSVEPERQSFDPQSSPTNPDAVDTPDPSELADPGAGATGGPSTPPRRTSARPADGDATDAATSLRTALERFAHEAATTDDPRYARECLEAANEAAETLETLQR, from the coding sequence ATGAGCGAGACGGAGGACGACGACGGCGGTATCGACAAGGAAGCCCTCCGGGAGGAACTGCGCGAGAAGTACGAGGAAGACGACACCGAGCGTGAGGCCACCCAGCGCATGAGCGACCTCCTGTTGAAGGGCGCGACGATGACGAACTCCCACTGTGACACCTGTGGCGACCCGCTCTTCCAGCAGAACGGCGCCACTTTCTGTCCGTCCTGTCATGGCGGTCCGGAGGGCGTCGAGGCGTCGGCGAACGGCGCCGCTGCCGGTGACGCTCCGCAGAACGGCACGCCCGACCGCCGCCCAGAACCGACGTCGCAGACACCGAACGACTCGGGAACGGCCGACGAGCCTCGCGAGCCGTCGTCGGTCGAACCGGAGCGCCAATCGTTCGACCCGCAGTCGTCGCCGACGAACCCGGACGCCGTCGACACACCGGATCCGTCGGAACTGGCCGATCCCGGCGCTGGTGCCACCGGTGGCCCGTCGACGCCGCCGAGACGCACGTCCGCACGGCCTGCCGACGGCGACGCGACCGACGCGGCGACCTCGCTACGGACGGCACTCGAACGCTTCGCACACGAGGCGGCGACGACCGACGACCCCCGATACGCCCGTGAGTGTCTCGAAGCCGCGAACGAGGCCGCAGAAACCCTCGAAACCCTCCAGCGGTAA
- a CDS encoding GNAT family N-acetyltransferase codes for MAATADVPDGYALRRDVPTPETFLTLREAAGMPPRSRDGAERGLPNSLFGVTVVHEPTNEPVGMGRVVGDGGTVYQICDMAVHPDHQGQGLGTVIMSAIDEWIAETAPPNAYVNLFADVDGFYERFGFEATRPASNGMFRRTE; via the coding sequence ATGGCAGCCACTGCGGATGTCCCCGATGGCTACGCGCTTCGACGGGATGTCCCAACTCCCGAGACGTTCCTCACTCTCCGCGAAGCCGCCGGCATGCCCCCGCGATCCCGCGACGGTGCAGAACGCGGCCTCCCGAACTCACTGTTCGGTGTCACCGTCGTCCACGAGCCGACGAACGAGCCGGTTGGCATGGGTCGCGTCGTCGGCGATGGCGGAACCGTCTACCAGATCTGCGACATGGCCGTCCACCCCGACCACCAGGGCCAGGGCCTGGGAACGGTGATCATGTCCGCGATCGACGAGTGGATCGCCGAGACGGCCCCGCCGAACGCCTACGTGAATCTCTTCGCCGACGTCGACGGTTTCTACGAGCGATTCGGCTTCGAAGCGACCCGTCCGGCGTCGAACGGGATGTTTCGACGGACGGAGTGA
- a CDS encoding TIGR00725 family protein has protein sequence MRVSVIGGGEITDAESKLAERVGRELGTRGHDVVCGGLGGTMWAVCRGASEAGGRTIGILPTNSVADANPHVDVPIATGMGHARNALVPLNGDAVIALAGSTGTLSEIGFAHVYERPVVSLGAAAVPSLDMETASTPEEAVEFVESAVSE, from the coding sequence ATGCGCGTCAGTGTCATTGGCGGGGGTGAGATCACCGATGCAGAGTCGAAACTCGCCGAGCGAGTCGGCCGGGAACTGGGAACCCGGGGTCACGACGTCGTCTGTGGCGGTCTCGGCGGCACCATGTGGGCCGTCTGTCGCGGCGCGTCGGAGGCGGGCGGCCGCACCATCGGCATCCTCCCGACCAACTCGGTCGCCGACGCCAACCCCCACGTCGACGTCCCGATCGCGACCGGCATGGGTCACGCTCGCAACGCGCTCGTCCCGCTGAACGGCGACGCGGTGATCGCCCTCGCCGGGAGCACCGGCACCCTCTCCGAAATCGGGTTCGCCCACGTGTACGAGCGCCCGGTCGTCAGCCTCGGGGCCGCCGCGGTCCCAAGTCTCGACATGGAGACGGCGTCGACCCCCGAAGAGGCGGTCGAGTTCGTCGAATCCGCCGTCTCCGAGTAG
- the mdh gene encoding malate dehydrogenase — protein sequence MSKVSVVGAAGTVGAAAGYNLALRDVVDELVFVDIPDQEDVTIGQAADTNHGVAYDSNTTVRQGTYADTAGSDVVVITAGIPRSPGQTRIDLAGDNAPIMEDIGASLAEHNDDFVTVTTSNPVDLLNRHLYETGDRARQQVIGFGGRLDSARFRYVIAQRYDAPVQNVDATILGEHGDAQVPVFSKVRVDGRDLAFDETEREELLGELQESAMNVIEKKGATQWGPATGVAHTVEAILRDTGEVLPCSVTLDGEFGHDGTAFGVPCKLGSDGVEEVVEWDLTDDEHDQLDEAAEKLTEQYEKIA from the coding sequence ATGTCAAAAGTTAGCGTGGTCGGCGCTGCCGGGACGGTCGGCGCCGCCGCAGGCTACAATCTCGCACTGCGCGACGTCGTCGACGAACTCGTCTTCGTCGATATCCCCGATCAGGAGGACGTCACGATCGGTCAGGCCGCAGACACGAACCACGGCGTGGCCTACGACTCGAACACGACCGTTCGGCAAGGGACCTACGCGGATACGGCCGGGTCTGACGTCGTCGTCATCACCGCCGGGATTCCCCGCTCGCCCGGCCAGACCCGGATCGACCTCGCGGGCGACAACGCGCCGATCATGGAGGACATCGGCGCCTCGCTCGCCGAGCACAACGACGACTTCGTCACCGTCACGACCTCGAACCCGGTCGACCTGCTCAATCGCCACCTCTACGAGACCGGCGACCGGGCCCGCCAGCAGGTGATCGGCTTCGGCGGCCGGCTCGACTCCGCCCGCTTCCGGTACGTCATCGCCCAGCGCTACGACGCCCCCGTCCAGAACGTCGACGCGACCATCCTCGGCGAACACGGCGACGCCCAGGTCCCCGTCTTCTCGAAGGTTCGCGTGGACGGTCGAGACCTCGCGTTCGACGAAACCGAGCGGGAGGAACTGCTCGGCGAACTCCAGGAGAGCGCGATGAACGTCATCGAGAAGAAAGGGGCCACCCAGTGGGGCCCGGCGACCGGCGTCGCCCACACGGTCGAGGCGATTCTGCGGGACACCGGCGAAGTCCTGCCCTGCAGCGTGACACTCGACGGCGAGTTCGGCCACGACGGCACCGCCTTCGGCGTCCCGTGCAAACTCGGGTCCGACGGCGTCGAGGAAGTCGTCGAGTGGGACCTCACCGACGACGAACACGACCAGCTCGACGAGGCCGCCGAGAAGCTCACGGAGCAGTACGAGAAGATCGCCTGA
- a CDS encoding ferredoxin, whose protein sequence is MKVEFDEDTCIGMYQCVAEWSEFEKDKDRGKAVLKGAEEVEDAVFVREVPEDAELDAKFAARACPVDAITIYDDDGEQLIP, encoded by the coding sequence ATGAAAGTCGAGTTCGACGAGGACACCTGTATCGGGATGTACCAATGTGTCGCCGAGTGGAGCGAATTCGAGAAAGACAAGGATCGCGGAAAGGCCGTCCTCAAGGGCGCTGAGGAGGTCGAGGATGCCGTCTTCGTCCGCGAGGTTCCCGAAGACGCCGAACTCGACGCGAAGTTCGCAGCACGGGCCTGCCCCGTCGACGCGATCACGATCTACGACGACGATGGCGAGCAGTTGATTCCGTGA
- a CDS encoding class I SAM-dependent methyltransferase has translation MVTDAAATTKPCEDALGLAMWDYQQGRDGTLRYRDGRETKDGNVEEFYFTPPAEWADDRIAQLRRLADSGGPVLDVGCGTGQHVRWVRDQDVDAVGIDVSSRAVATARERGTREVLVGDMFDLPFDQDRFRAINCSGTQLGLGGSLAGIADVLDRFARVTTDDAVVLVDNYDPRKLGDDFFGYRPDPREGIAHRCFHFEYERATTGAGLDAISRSLHFLLCSPDRLREATAETPWRVDEVFPTDDGPFYRALLERIDGPLAE, from the coding sequence ATGGTCACGGACGCCGCAGCGACTACGAAACCGTGCGAGGACGCACTCGGGCTCGCGATGTGGGACTATCAGCAGGGGCGGGATGGAACGCTTCGCTACCGCGACGGCCGCGAGACGAAGGACGGCAACGTCGAGGAATTCTACTTTACGCCCCCCGCAGAGTGGGCGGACGATCGAATCGCCCAGCTCCGGCGGCTGGCCGATTCCGGGGGACCGGTGCTCGATGTCGGGTGTGGAACCGGCCAGCACGTTCGATGGGTTCGGGATCAGGACGTCGATGCAGTCGGTATCGACGTGAGTTCGCGCGCCGTGGCGACCGCCCGCGAACGTGGGACACGAGAGGTTCTCGTCGGCGATATGTTCGACCTGCCGTTCGACCAGGACCGGTTCCGAGCGATCAACTGTTCGGGAACGCAACTCGGGCTCGGCGGCTCGCTCGCAGGCATCGCCGACGTCCTCGATCGGTTCGCACGCGTCACGACCGACGATGCAGTCGTGCTCGTCGACAACTACGATCCGAGGAAGCTCGGCGACGACTTCTTCGGCTACCGACCCGATCCGCGCGAGGGGATTGCCCACCGGTGCTTCCACTTCGAATACGAGCGTGCGACGACGGGGGCCGGTCTCGACGCGATCAGTCGGTCACTCCACTTCCTGCTGTGTTCGCCGGATCGCCTCCGCGAAGCCACGGCCGAGACGCCCTGGCGCGTCGACGAGGTGTTTCCCACCGACGACGGCCCGTTTTATCGCGCACTGCTGGAACGGATCGATGGACCCCTCGCCGAGTGA
- a CDS encoding inorganic phosphate transporter, which yields MVALSFVVLIGVAVLACLSMAWVLGANSNSPPFAPAIGANAISTMRAAFIIGLLAAAGALMQGGSISETIGADLIDGVTITPLAAIAGLLTAATFMGIGIYTRYPIPAAFATTGAMVGVGLSLGGDPAMATYQRLGTFWLFVPIMSGGLAYATAITLRRDDIPESVGVPALAGLVGAIIANIRLGVIPDPAADQGTLAGLISRQFGGGPSLVGGVDLGVVLVTIAAGTIAFYWVRRKVLASIQGGIRSFLLVLGGIVAFSSGGSQVGLATGPLENLFRVELGLPGITLLALGAAGILAGAWMAAPRLLQATSREYAQLGVRRSIAALVPGFVIAQLAIFLGIPISLNNIILSGVIGGGLAAGSAGVSRRKIGVTVSFWLLTLGSSIAVGYGLYRVLAIGLGG from the coding sequence ATGGTCGCCCTGTCGTTCGTCGTCCTGATCGGGGTCGCCGTACTGGCCTGTCTGTCGATGGCGTGGGTGCTCGGGGCGAACAGCAACTCGCCACCGTTCGCGCCCGCGATCGGAGCGAACGCGATCTCGACGATGCGGGCGGCGTTCATCATCGGGCTACTCGCCGCCGCAGGGGCGCTCATGCAGGGCGGGAGTATCTCCGAGACGATCGGGGCCGATCTCATCGACGGCGTGACGATCACCCCGCTGGCCGCCATCGCTGGCTTGCTCACCGCGGCGACGTTCATGGGAATCGGCATCTACACGCGGTACCCGATCCCGGCGGCGTTCGCGACGACAGGCGCGATGGTCGGCGTGGGCCTCTCGCTCGGCGGCGATCCGGCGATGGCGACCTACCAGCGACTCGGGACCTTCTGGCTGTTCGTTCCCATCATGTCCGGCGGCCTGGCGTACGCGACCGCGATCACGCTGCGCCGGGACGATATCCCCGAATCCGTCGGCGTTCCGGCGCTTGCGGGGTTGGTCGGGGCGATCATCGCCAACATCCGGCTGGGCGTCATCCCGGATCCCGCCGCCGACCAGGGGACCCTCGCCGGCCTCATCTCCCGGCAGTTCGGTGGCGGTCCCTCGCTTGTGGGCGGCGTCGACCTTGGAGTCGTCCTCGTGACGATCGCAGCCGGTACGATCGCGTTCTACTGGGTGCGTCGGAAAGTCCTCGCCTCGATCCAAGGCGGGATCCGGTCCTTCCTGCTGGTCCTCGGCGGGATCGTCGCCTTCTCCTCGGGCGGTTCGCAGGTCGGCCTGGCGACCGGGCCCCTGGAGAACCTGTTCCGAGTGGAGCTCGGATTGCCGGGGATCACGCTGCTCGCACTCGGCGCCGCAGGGATCCTCGCGGGTGCCTGGATGGCTGCACCACGATTGTTGCAAGCGACCTCCAGAGAGTACGCCCAGCTCGGCGTTCGCCGGTCGATCGCCGCGCTCGTTCCTGGATTCGTCATCGCCCAGCTGGCGATCTTCCTCGGCATCCCGATCTCGCTCAACAACATCATCCTCTCGGGCGTCATCGGCGGCGGCCTCGCAGCCGGCTCGGCCGGCGTCTCCCGGCGCAAGATCGGCGTCACGGTCTCGTTCTGGCTGTTAACGCTGGGGAGCTCGATCGCCGTCGGGTACGGGCTCTATCGGGTGCTCGCGATCGGACTTGGTGGATAG
- a CDS encoding universal stress protein, with translation MADPDHVLVVALGDPDDEDALAHALETFPEAAVTLLSVVAPLDQSVSEGRILERSETRLTEARDRADGLRTSAADPSRVTVETREGSPADLVPTYADRHGVDHVVVSGHDVSGIVRRLLGDGIPELIAERTGVPVTILQ, from the coding sequence ATGGCCGATCCCGACCACGTCCTCGTCGTCGCGCTCGGGGACCCGGACGACGAAGACGCGCTGGCACACGCCCTCGAGACGTTCCCGGAGGCGGCGGTGACGCTCCTCTCCGTGGTCGCCCCGCTGGATCAATCCGTGAGCGAGGGCCGAATCCTGGAACGGAGTGAAACGCGCCTCACGGAGGCCCGCGATCGAGCCGACGGACTTCGAACGTCGGCCGCGGACCCGTCGCGGGTGACGGTCGAGACGCGTGAGGGGTCACCAGCGGACCTCGTTCCCACGTACGCCGACCGCCACGGAGTCGATCACGTCGTCGTTTCCGGGCACGACGTCAGCGGCATCGTTCGGCGACTCCTCGGTGACGGAATTCCGGAACTCATCGCGGAGCGAACCGGGGTACCGGTCACGATTCTGCAGTGA